One part of the Fusobacterium pseudoperiodonticum genome encodes these proteins:
- the hutH gene encoding histidine ammonia-lyase — MEVFILEIVLGSKRITLEDLINVTRRGYKVKISDEAYEKIDKARALVDKYVDEARVSYGITTGFGKFAEVSISKEQTGELQRNIVMSHACSVGNPMPIDIARGVVFLRAVNLAKGHSGARRIVVEKLVELLNKDVTPWIPEKGSVGSSGDLSPLAHMSLVLIGLGKAYYKGELLEGKEALERAGIEPIPALSSKEGLALTNGTQALTSTGAHVLYDAINLSKHLDIAASLTMEGLHGIVDAYDPRISEVRGHLGQINTAKNMRNILAGSKNVTKQGVERVQDSYVLRCIPQIHGASKDTLEYVKQKVEIELNAVTDNPLIFVETDEVISGGNFHGQPMALPFDFLGIALAEMANVSERRIEKMVNPAINHGLPAFLVEKGGLNSGFMIVQYSAAALVSENKVLAHPASVDSIPTSANQEDHVSMGSIAAKKSKDILENVRKVIGMELITACQAIDLKGAKDKLSPATKVVYDEVRKVIPYVAEDRPMYIDIHAAEEIVRNNKLVEDVEKAIGQLEF, encoded by the coding sequence ATGGAGGTGTTCATATTGGAAATAGTTTTAGGTAGTAAAAGAATCACTTTAGAAGATTTAATCAATGTAACAAGAAGGGGGTATAAAGTAAAGATATCTGACGAAGCATATGAAAAAATTGACAAAGCAAGAGCTTTAGTTGATAAATATGTTGATGAAGCAAGAGTATCTTACGGAATTACAACTGGATTTGGAAAATTTGCAGAAGTAAGTATTTCAAAAGAACAAACTGGAGAATTACAAAGAAATATAGTTATGAGCCATGCTTGTAGTGTTGGAAACCCAATGCCAATAGATATAGCAAGAGGTGTTGTTTTCTTAAGAGCAGTAAACTTAGCAAAAGGTCACTCTGGAGCAAGAAGAATAGTTGTTGAAAAATTAGTTGAATTACTTAACAAAGATGTTACTCCTTGGATCCCTGAAAAAGGATCAGTAGGATCTTCTGGTGATTTATCTCCACTAGCACATATGTCATTAGTTCTAATTGGATTAGGAAAAGCATATTATAAAGGAGAATTATTAGAAGGTAAAGAAGCTTTAGAAAGAGCAGGAATAGAACCAATCCCAGCACTTTCATCAAAAGAAGGGCTAGCACTTACTAATGGTACTCAAGCATTAACTTCAACAGGAGCTCACGTTTTATACGATGCTATAAACTTATCTAAACACTTAGATATAGCTGCTTCATTAACTATGGAAGGTTTACATGGTATTGTAGATGCTTATGATCCTAGAATCAGTGAAGTAAGAGGACATTTAGGACAAATAAATACTGCTAAAAATATGAGAAATATATTAGCTGGAAGTAAAAATGTTACTAAACAAGGTGTTGAAAGAGTGCAAGATTCTTATGTTTTAAGATGTATTCCTCAAATACATGGAGCAAGTAAAGATACTTTAGAATATGTAAAACAAAAAGTTGAAATAGAATTAAATGCAGTAACAGATAATCCATTAATATTTGTTGAAACTGACGAAGTTATCTCAGGAGGAAACTTCCACGGACAACCTATGGCATTACCATTCGATTTCTTAGGAATAGCTCTAGCTGAAATGGCTAACGTATCTGAAAGAAGAATAGAAAAAATGGTAAACCCAGCAATCAACCATGGATTACCTGCTTTCCTAGTAGAAAAAGGTGGATTAAATTCAGGATTCATGATAGTTCAATACAGTGCAGCAGCTCTTGTATCTGAAAATAAAGTTTTAGCTCACCCAGCATCTGTTGACTCTATACCAACATCTGCTAACCAAGAAGATCATGTATCTATGGGTTCTATTGCAGCTAAAAAATCAAAAGATATACTTGAAAATGTTAGAAAAGTAATAGGAATGGAATTAATAACTGCTTGTCAAGCTATCGATTTGAAAGGAGCTAAAGATAAATTATCTCCAGCAACTAAAGTAGTTTATGATGAAGTTAGAAAAGTAATTCCTTATGTTGCAGAAGATAGACCTATGTACATAGACATACATGCAGCAGAAGAAATAGTAAGAAACAACAAATTAGTTGAAGATGTAGAAAAAGCAATAGGACAATTAGAGTTTTAA
- a CDS encoding ATP-binding cassette domain-containing protein — MSLLEIKNLKVHYPIRGGFFNKVVDHVYAVDGVSMVIEQGKTYGLIGESGSGKSTIGKTIIGLEKATAGEILYNGKNILDPKVRKELKFNSEVQMIFQDSMSSLNPKKRVLDILAEPIRNFEKLSKEEEKEKVYQLLEIVGMPQDSIYKYPHEFSGGQRQRLGIARAIACKPKLIIADEPVSALDLSVQAQVLNYLKNIQRELNLSYIFISHDLGVVRHMCDYIYIMHRGKFTETGTREDIYKDARHIYTKRLIASIPQINPEAREELKQRRENVEKEYEKLYSQFYDENGKVYDLEKISETHSVASSTKI; from the coding sequence ATGAGCTTATTAGAAATTAAAAATTTAAAAGTACACTATCCTATCAGAGGAGGTTTTTTTAACAAGGTTGTGGATCATGTATACGCTGTTGATGGTGTAAGTATGGTAATAGAGCAAGGAAAAACTTATGGTCTAATAGGAGAGTCTGGATCAGGAAAATCTACTATAGGAAAGACAATAATAGGGCTAGAAAAAGCAACTGCTGGAGAAATTCTGTATAACGGAAAAAACATACTAGATCCAAAAGTTAGAAAAGAATTAAAATTCAATAGTGAAGTGCAAATGATATTTCAAGACTCAATGTCAAGTCTGAATCCTAAAAAAAGAGTATTAGATATTTTGGCAGAACCAATTAGAAATTTTGAAAAATTAAGTAAGGAAGAAGAAAAAGAAAAAGTATATCAATTGCTTGAAATAGTAGGAATGCCACAAGATTCAATATATAAATATCCTCATGAATTCTCAGGAGGACAAAGACAAAGATTAGGAATAGCGAGAGCCATTGCTTGTAAACCTAAACTTATCATAGCTGATGAACCAGTATCAGCACTAGATTTATCAGTTCAAGCACAAGTTTTGAACTATTTAAAGAACATTCAAAGAGAATTAAATCTATCTTATATATTTATTTCACATGATTTAGGAGTCGTTAGACATATGTGTGACTATATTTATATTATGCACAGAGGTAAATTTACTGAAACAGGAACAAGAGAGGATATCTATAAGGATGCTAGACATATCTATACAAAGAGATTGATAGCTTCTATACCTCAAATAAACCCTGAAGCTAGAGAAGAACTAAAGCAAAGAAGAGAAAATGTAGAAAAAGAATATGAAAAACTATATTCTCAATTCTATGATGAAAATGGAAAAGTTTATGATCTAGAAAAAATTTCAGAAACACATTCTGTAGCAAGTTCTACAAAGATATAA
- a CDS encoding M3 family oligoendopeptidase, translating to MKFNDIPYQRPNMEEVKKYFKDLTKNLEVANSGAEQIKLIEEFANFKKDLNTTRELANARHSIDTSDKFYEAEMDFFDENDPIIATLNTEVSRAIFNSKFRTELEERFGKHYFKLLECKLVLNEKAIPFMQKENALSTKYDKIIANSKIKFRGKEYTVSQMPPLLQNPDREFRKEAYQARAKFFEEHQEEFDSIYDEMVKVRTEMAKALGYENYVELQYKLLNRTDYDHNDVARYREKVLKTLTPLAVKIKKLQAERLGIKDFKYYDEACDFKDGNSNPNGDVDFIVENAQKMYRELSPETGKFFDFMVENELMDLVAKPKKRVGGFCTSFDKYKEPFIFSNFNGTNGDIDVITHEAGHAFQCYMSQYQLLPEYIWPTYDAAEIHSMSMEFLTWPWMELFFGENANKYRYSALKGALTFIPYGVTIDHFQHYVYENPNATPEERRKKYHELELMYKPDLDYDNDFYNSGAFWFAQGHVFWAPFYYIDYTLAQVCAFQYLLKYLENKEETLKEYITLCKAGGSESFFKLLDIGNLKNPMTTNVLEEIAPKLEELLNSIKI from the coding sequence ATGAAATTTAATGATATTCCTTATCAAAGACCGAATATGGAAGAGGTCAAAAAGTATTTTAAGGATCTTACAAAAAATTTAGAAGTTGCTAATTCTGGTGCAGAACAAATAAAGTTAATTGAAGAATTTGCTAATTTCAAAAAAGATTTAAACACAACTAGAGAGTTGGCTAATGCCCGTCACAGTATAGACACTTCTGATAAATTCTATGAAGCTGAAATGGATTTCTTTGATGAAAATGATCCTATTATAGCTACCCTTAATACCGAAGTTTCAAGAGCTATTTTTAATTCTAAATTTAGAACTGAATTGGAAGAAAGATTTGGAAAACACTATTTTAAACTTTTAGAATGTAAATTAGTTTTAAATGAAAAAGCTATACCTTTTATGCAAAAAGAAAATGCACTATCAACTAAATATGATAAAATAATTGCTAACTCAAAAATTAAATTTAGAGGAAAAGAATATACAGTTTCTCAAATGCCACCTCTTCTACAAAATCCAGATAGAGAATTTAGAAAGGAAGCATATCAAGCTAGAGCAAAATTCTTTGAAGAACACCAAGAAGAATTTGATAGTATCTATGATGAAATGGTAAAAGTTAGAACTGAAATGGCTAAAGCTTTAGGTTATGAAAACTATGTTGAATTACAATACAAGCTATTAAATAGAACTGACTATGATCATAATGATGTAGCTAGATACAGAGAAAAAGTTTTAAAAACTTTAACTCCTCTTGCTGTGAAGATTAAAAAGCTTCAAGCTGAAAGATTGGGAATAAAAGATTTTAAATATTATGATGAAGCTTGTGATTTTAAAGATGGAAACTCTAATCCTAATGGTGATGTTGATTTCATAGTTGAAAATGCTCAAAAGATGTATAGAGAATTAAGTCCTGAAACAGGGAAATTCTTTGATTTTATGGTTGAAAATGAATTGATGGATTTAGTTGCAAAACCTAAAAAACGTGTTGGAGGTTTCTGTACAAGCTTTGATAAATATAAAGAACCTTTTATTTTTTCAAACTTTAATGGTACAAATGGAGATATAGATGTTATAACTCATGAAGCTGGACATGCTTTCCAATGCTATATGTCTCAATATCAATTATTACCAGAGTACATTTGGCCAACTTATGATGCAGCTGAAATACATTCTATGTCTATGGAATTCTTAACTTGGCCTTGGATGGAATTATTCTTTGGTGAAAATGCAAATAAATATAGATATTCTGCTTTAAAAGGAGCTTTAACATTTATTCCTTATGGAGTTACTATAGACCACTTCCAACATTATGTCTATGAAAATCCTAATGCTACACCTGAAGAAAGAAGAAAAAAATACCACGAACTTGAATTGATGTATAAACCTGATTTAGACTACGATAATGACTTCTATAATAGCGGAGCTTTCTGGTTTGCTCAAGGACATGTTTTCTGGGCACCTTTCTATTATATAGACTATACTCTTGCACAAGTTTGTGCCTTCCAATATCTTCTAAAATATTTAGAAAATAAAGAAGAAACTTTGAAGGAATATATAACTTTATGTAAAGCAGGAGGTTCTGAATCTTTCTTTAAGTTATTAGATATAGGTAATTTAAAAAATCCTATGACTACAAATGTTTTAGAGGAAATTGCTCCTAAATTAGAAGAATTATTAAATAGTATTAAAATCTAA
- a CDS encoding urocanate hydratase: MLNNKTIYDAMTIKLTAEDIPMEIPKLDPSIRRAPKRIVKLSDHDIELALRNALRYIPEEFHEMLAPEFLQELEERGRIYGYRFRPEGNLYGKPIDEYKGKCTEAKAMQVMIDNNLDFDIALYPYELVTYGETGQVCQNWMQYRLIKKYLENMTQDQTLVVASGHPTGLFRSNPYAPRAIITNGLMIGLFDNYEDWARGAAIGVANYGQMTAGGWMYIGPQGIVHGTYSTILNAGRLFCGVPADGDLSGKLFITSGLGGMSGAQGKACEIAKGVAIVAEVDLSRINTRLEQGWVNVIAKTPEEAFKIAEEKMASKTPYAIAYHGNIVEILEYAIEHNKHIDLLSDQTSCHAVYDGGYCPVGTSFEERTKLLGTDRAKFRELVNEGLKRHYKAIKTLHDRGVYFFDYGNSFLKSIYDVGITEISKNGKDDKEGFIFPSYVEDILGPELFDYGYGPFRWVCLSRKKEDLLKTDKAALELVDPNRRYQDRDNYVWIQDADKNGLVVGTQARIFYQDAMSRTRIALKFNEMVRNGEIGPVMLGRDHHDVSGTDSPFRETSNIKDGSNIMADMATQCFAGNAARGMTMIALHNGGGVGIGKSINGGFGMVLDGSKRVDEILWQAMPWDVMGGVARRAWARNPHSIETVVEYNLDNKGTDHITLPYIVSDELVKKVLKK, translated from the coding sequence ATGTTAAATAATAAAACTATTTATGATGCAATGACAATAAAACTTACAGCTGAAGATATTCCAATGGAGATACCTAAATTAGATCCTTCAATAAGAAGAGCTCCAAAAAGAATAGTTAAACTTTCAGACCATGATATTGAACTTGCATTAAGAAATGCACTAAGATATATACCTGAAGAATTCCATGAAATGTTAGCACCTGAATTCTTACAAGAATTAGAAGAAAGAGGAAGAATCTATGGATATAGATTTAGACCTGAAGGAAATCTTTATGGAAAACCAATAGATGAATATAAAGGGAAATGTACAGAAGCTAAAGCTATGCAAGTTATGATAGATAATAACCTTGACTTTGATATAGCTCTATATCCTTATGAACTTGTTACTTATGGAGAAACAGGACAAGTTTGTCAAAACTGGATGCAATACAGACTTATTAAAAAATATCTTGAAAATATGACACAAGATCAAACTCTTGTTGTTGCATCAGGACACCCAACTGGATTATTCAGATCTAATCCATATGCTCCAAGAGCAATCATAACTAATGGACTTATGATCGGATTATTCGATAACTATGAAGATTGGGCTAGAGGAGCTGCAATAGGTGTTGCTAACTATGGACAAATGACTGCAGGTGGATGGATGTACATAGGACCTCAAGGAATAGTTCATGGAACTTATTCTACTATCTTAAATGCAGGAAGATTATTCTGTGGAGTACCTGCTGATGGAGATTTAAGTGGAAAATTATTCATAACTTCAGGACTTGGAGGAATGAGTGGAGCTCAAGGTAAAGCTTGTGAAATAGCAAAAGGTGTTGCTATAGTTGCAGAAGTTGACTTATCAAGAATCAACACTAGATTAGAACAAGGATGGGTAAATGTTATAGCAAAAACTCCTGAAGAAGCATTCAAAATAGCTGAAGAAAAAATGGCTTCTAAAACTCCTTATGCAATAGCATACCATGGAAATATAGTTGAAATATTAGAATATGCTATAGAACATAACAAACATATAGATTTATTATCTGACCAAACATCTTGCCATGCTGTATATGATGGAGGATATTGTCCAGTAGGAACTTCATTTGAAGAAAGAACTAAATTATTAGGAACAGATAGAGCTAAATTTAGAGAATTAGTAAATGAAGGATTAAAGAGACACTATAAAGCAATAAAAACTCTACATGACAGAGGAGTTTACTTCTTTGACTATGGAAATAGTTTCTTAAAATCTATATATGACGTAGGAATAACTGAAATTTCTAAAAATGGTAAAGATGATAAAGAAGGATTTATATTCCCTTCATATGTTGAAGACATATTAGGACCAGAATTATTCGACTATGGATATGGACCATTCAGATGGGTATGTCTATCAAGAAAGAAAGAAGACTTATTAAAGACAGACAAAGCTGCTCTAGAACTTGTTGATCCTAACAGAAGATACCAAGACAGAGACAACTATGTATGGATACAAGATGCTGATAAGAATGGACTTGTTGTTGGAACACAAGCAAGAATATTCTATCAAGATGCTATGAGTAGAACAAGAATAGCTCTTAAATTCAATGAAATGGTAAGAAATGGAGAAATCGGACCAGTTATGTTAGGTAGAGACCACCACGACGTATCTGGAACAGACTCACCTTTTAGAGAAACTTCTAACATCAAAGACGGAAGTAACATAATGGCAGATATGGCAACTCAATGTTTTGCTGGAAATGCTGCAAGAGGAATGACTATGATAGCTCTTCATAATGGTGGAGGAGTTGGAATAGGAAAATCTATCAATGGTGGATTTGGAATGGTTCTTGATGGAAGTAAGAGAGTAGACGAAATCTTATGGCAAGCTATGCCTTGGGACGTTATGGGAGGAGTTGCTAGAAGAGCTTGGGCTAGAAATCCTCACTCTATCGAAACTGTTGTTGAATACAACCTTGATAATAAAGGAACAGACCACATCACATTACCTTACATAGTAAGTGATGAATTAGTTAAAAAAGTTTTAAAGAAATAA
- the tnpB gene encoding IS200/IS605 family element RNA-guided endonuclease TnpB encodes MKIVKKAYKFRIYPTLEQVIFFSKNFGCVRKVHNLMLDDRKKDYEEYKSTGIKTKYPTPAKYKEEYPYLKEVDSLALANAQLNLEKAYKNFLKNKDFGFPKYKCKSNPVQSYTTNNQNTIYIKDSYIKLPKLKSLVKIKLHREIKGIIKSVTISKNSLDHYFVSILCEEEIEELPKTNKNIGIDLGIKEFATMSDCTKVENLKLSKEYEKKLKREQRKLSRRCKLAKDSNKKLLDSKNYQKQKKKVARLHNKIRNKRKDFVNKLSTKIINNHDIICIEDLNIKGMLKNHKLAKSISDVSWSEFVRQLEYKANWYGRKIIKIPTFYPSSKICSSCGNIKETLKLSERIYHCECCGLEIDRDYNASINILRKGLEILREETVS; translated from the coding sequence ATGAAGATAGTTAAAAAAGCATATAAATTCAGAATATATCCTACCTTAGAACAAGTAATCTTTTTCTCAAAAAACTTTGGTTGTGTTAGAAAAGTTCATAACCTTATGTTAGATGATAGAAAGAAAGATTATGAAGAATATAAATCGACAGGAATTAAAACTAAATATCCTACTCCTGCTAAATATAAAGAAGAATATCCTTATTTAAAAGAAGTTGATAGCTTAGCTCTTGCTAATGCGCAATTAAATTTAGAAAAAGCCTATAAAAATTTTCTTAAAAATAAAGATTTTGGTTTTCCAAAATATAAGTGTAAATCTAACCCAGTCCAAAGCTATACTACAAATAATCAAAACACAATATATATTAAAGATAGCTACATAAAACTGCCTAAATTAAAATCGCTAGTTAAAATCAAATTACATAGAGAAATAAAAGGTATAATTAAATCAGTAACAATAAGTAAAAACAGTCTTGACCATTATTTTGTTTCAATATTATGTGAAGAAGAAATAGAAGAATTACCAAAAACTAATAAAAATATTGGAATAGATTTAGGAATAAAAGAATTTGCAACAATGAGTGATTGTACAAAAGTAGAGAATTTAAAGTTATCAAAAGAATATGAAAAAAAATTAAAAAGAGAACAAAGAAAACTATCAAGGAGATGTAAACTTGCTAAAGATAGTAATAAAAAACTATTGGATAGTAAGAACTATCAAAAACAAAAGAAAAAAGTAGCAAGATTACATAATAAAATTAGAAATAAAAGAAAAGACTTTGTAAATAAGTTGAGTACAAAAATTATCAATAACCACGATATAATCTGTATAGAAGACTTAAATATAAAGGGAATGTTAAAAAATCACAAATTAGCAAAAAGTATATCAGATGTAAGTTGGAGTGAATTTGTAAGACAACTAGAATATAAAGCAAATTGGTATGGAAGAAAAATTATAAAAATACCTACATTTTATCCAAGTTCTAAGATTTGTTCAAGTTGTGGTAATATAAAGGAAACACTAAAATTATCAGAAAGAATATATCATTGCGAATGTTGTGGACTAGAAATAGATAGAGATTACAATGCAAGTATAAATATATTAAGAAAAGGTTTAGAAATATTAAGAGAAGAAACAGTAAGTTAG
- a CDS encoding YitT family protein yields the protein MSNKYLQFIKEYIIVALACVVMAFNINYFFVGNKLAEGGVSGLSLIIHYLSNIDVSYLYFALNIPLIILAYIFLGKNFLLKTLFATFILSVFLKVFASFSEPLDDILLAAIFGGAINGIAIGIVFYAGGSTGGIDIIAKIINKYTGIPISRILLTTDFIVLSIVAVIFGKVIFMYTLISLVISSKMIDIIQVGIYSAKGITIITTKEDEIRKRIMEDTGRGITLIDAKGGYTQKEIGMLYCVVGQYQLIKVKTIVKEVDPSAFMIVADVHEVIGNGFLVNK from the coding sequence ATGTCAAATAAATATTTACAATTTATAAAAGAATATATAATAGTAGCCTTAGCTTGTGTAGTCATGGCTTTTAATATAAATTATTTCTTTGTAGGGAATAAATTAGCAGAAGGTGGTGTAAGTGGTTTATCTTTGATTATTCACTATCTATCCAATATAGATGTCAGTTATCTTTATTTTGCTTTAAATATTCCTTTAATTATTCTAGCTTATATCTTTTTAGGTAAAAATTTTCTGTTAAAGACTTTATTTGCAACTTTTATTTTATCAGTATTTTTGAAAGTTTTTGCCAGTTTTAGTGAGCCATTAGATGATATCTTATTGGCAGCTATTTTTGGAGGTGCTATAAATGGTATAGCTATAGGCATAGTTTTTTATGCTGGTGGTTCTACTGGTGGAATAGATATTATTGCAAAAATAATAAATAAATATACCGGTATTCCTATAAGTAGAATATTATTAACAACAGATTTTATTGTTTTATCTATAGTTGCTGTTATTTTTGGTAAAGTTATTTTTATGTATACTTTGATTTCACTTGTTATTTCATCTAAGATGATAGATATCATACAAGTGGGTATATATAGTGCTAAGGGAATTACTATCATAACAACTAAAGAAGACGAGATAAGAAAAAGAATTATGGAAGATACTGGTCGTGGTATTACTCTTATTGATGCAAAAGGAGGCTATACTCAAAAAGAAATAGGAATGCTTTACTGTGTTGTGGGTCAGTATCAACTTATAAAAGTTAAAACTATAGTGAAAGAAGTTGATCCTTCAGCATTTATGATTGTTGCTGATGTGCATGAAGTAATAGGAAATGGATTTTTAGTTAATAAATAA
- a CDS encoding ABC transporter ATP-binding protein, with product MEENKPILCEMKNLCTAFRIKDDYFNAVENVNLSLYQNEVLAIVGESGCGKSTLATTIMGLHNFNFTKVSGEVIFEGKNILNSTEDEYNKIRGGKIGMIFQDPLSALNPLQRIGQQIEEGLIYHTKLNAEQRKERAFELLKRVGIEKPERIYKQFPHQLSGGMRQRVVIAIALSCKPKILIADEPTTALDVTIQAQILDLIADLQEEIKAGIILITHDLGVVAQIADRVAVMYAGEIVELATSKEIFTNPLHPYTRSLLKSIPQLDTNENDELHVIKGMVPSLKNLPRKGCRFSARIPYIPKEAHEEHPGFHEAFPGHFVRCTCWKTFKFEENDKK from the coding sequence ATGGAAGAAAATAAACCAATTTTATGTGAGATGAAAAATCTCTGTACTGCTTTTAGAATTAAGGATGACTATTTCAACGCTGTTGAAAATGTAAATCTATCACTTTATCAAAATGAAGTGTTAGCCATAGTTGGAGAATCTGGTTGTGGAAAAAGTACATTAGCAACGACTATAATGGGACTACATAATTTTAACTTTACAAAAGTTTCAGGAGAAGTAATTTTTGAAGGAAAAAATATCCTTAATTCAACCGAAGATGAGTACAATAAAATCAGAGGTGGAAAAATAGGAATGATATTTCAAGATCCCCTTTCTGCACTAAATCCGTTACAAAGAATAGGACAGCAAATAGAAGAAGGACTTATATATCACACTAAACTAAATGCTGAACAAAGAAAAGAGAGAGCTTTTGAACTATTAAAAAGAGTTGGAATTGAGAAACCTGAAAGAATTTACAAACAATTCCCACATCAACTTTCTGGAGGAATGAGACAAAGAGTAGTTATAGCTATAGCTCTTAGTTGTAAGCCAAAAATATTGATAGCAGATGAACCAACAACTGCTCTTGATGTTACAATTCAAGCACAAATACTAGACTTGATTGCAGACTTACAAGAAGAAATAAAAGCTGGAATTATTTTAATAACTCATGATTTAGGAGTAGTGGCTCAAATAGCTGATAGAGTTGCTGTAATGTATGCAGGTGAAATAGTGGAACTTGCAACAAGTAAAGAGATTTTTACTAATCCTTTACATCCATACACAAGAAGTTTGTTAAAGTCAATACCGCAACTTGATACAAACGAAAATGATGAACTTCATGTTATCAAAGGTATGGTACCTTCATTAAAGAATCTACCAAGAAAAGGTTGTAGATTCTCAGCGAGAATACCTTATATCCCAAAAGAAGCACATGAGGAACATCCAGGATTCCACGAAGCATTTCCAGGACACTTTGTGAGATGTACTTGTTGGAAAACTTTCAAATTTGAGGAGAATGATAAAAAATGA
- a CDS encoding ROK family protein: protein MYQKEIKQGNENIIFHSIYFTEDSFSIPDLTKITNMTFPTVKRVVNEFLEKDIIVEWTLSTGGVGRRAVKYKYNPDFCYSIGVSINEEKIKFVLINTIGKIFQSKIIDTQNENFISFLTKNLKDFIKEIDEKFLTKVIGVGISIPGIYNKEDHFLEFNNTDRYESTVITEIEQDINLPIWVENEANMSILAEAIINKYKDLEDFTVINISNKVTCSTFHKFGNKSEDYFFKASRVHHMIVDYENQKKVGDCISFKVLKNEILKAFPKLDSLEDFFSNKTYRESKKGKEILDKYLTYMGIILKNLLFTYNPKKLIICGDLSQFGSFLLDDILDIVYEKNHIFYRGKETIIFSDFKGSSSIIGAALFPIVDNLM from the coding sequence ATGTATCAAAAAGAAATTAAACAAGGCAATGAAAATATCATATTTCATTCTATTTACTTCACAGAGGATTCTTTTTCTATCCCAGATTTAACAAAAATAACTAATATGACTTTTCCAACTGTAAAAAGAGTCGTAAATGAATTTTTAGAAAAAGATATAATAGTAGAATGGACTTTAAGTACTGGTGGAGTCGGGAGACGGGCAGTAAAGTATAAATATAATCCTGATTTTTGTTACTCAATTGGTGTGAGTATCAATGAAGAAAAAATTAAATTTGTTTTAATTAATACAATTGGAAAGATTTTTCAATCTAAAATAATAGATACACAGAATGAAAATTTTATTAGTTTTCTTACAAAGAACTTAAAAGATTTTATTAAAGAGATTGATGAAAAATTCTTAACTAAAGTTATTGGAGTTGGTATTTCTATTCCAGGAATTTATAACAAAGAAGATCATTTTCTTGAGTTTAATAACACAGATAGATATGAATCTACTGTTATAACAGAAATTGAGCAAGATATCAATCTTCCAATTTGGGTAGAAAATGAAGCTAATATGTCAATATTAGCAGAGGCTATAATAAATAAATATAAAGATTTAGAAGATTTTACTGTTATCAATATCAGTAATAAAGTTACCTGCTCTACATTTCATAAATTTGGAAATAAAAGTGAAGATTATTTTTTTAAAGCCAGCAGAGTACATCACATGATAGTAGATTATGAAAATCAAAAAAAGGTTGGGGATTGTATCTCTTTTAAAGTCTTAAAAAATGAGATTTTAAAGGCCTTTCCTAAATTAGATTCATTAGAAGATTTTTTCTCTAATAAAACTTATAGAGAGAGTAAAAAAGGTAAGGAAATACTTGATAAGTATTTAACTTACATGGGTATAATTTTAAAAAATCTACTTTTTACATATAACCCTAAAAAACTTATTATTTGTGGTGATTTATCTCAGTTTGGTTCTTTCCTTTTAGATGATATTTTAGATATAGTTTATGAAAAAAATCATATTTTTTATAGAGGAAAAGAAACTATCATTTTTTCTGATTTTAAAGGTAGTTCTTCTATTATAGGAGCAGCTCTTTTTCCAATAGTAGATAATTTAATGTAG